A stretch of the Sphingobacterium thalpophilum genome encodes the following:
- a CDS encoding NTP transferase domain-containing protein: MEKSASLNGLILIGGKSRRMGTPKEKMVWHDKLQREYLADLLAPYCAQVCFSCRPEQCAELGQQPFPALPDAHLDIGPMGGILSAFESDTHSAWLVLACDLPFVNEQALKQLIAHRDSSKMVTAFRNPINGLPEPLIAIWEPQSYRTLQEVATAGNYALRQALDNMPVQMLTPADPTILFNVNTPQEAKQVPLIAATRQGR; encoded by the coding sequence ATGGAAAAATCAGCTTCTTTAAATGGCCTTATACTCATCGGCGGAAAGAGCCGGCGTATGGGAACCCCAAAAGAGAAAATGGTCTGGCATGACAAGTTGCAGCGTGAGTACTTAGCAGATTTGCTGGCCCCTTATTGTGCTCAAGTCTGTTTTTCCTGTCGTCCCGAACAATGCGCCGAACTGGGGCAGCAACCTTTTCCTGCGCTACCTGATGCACATCTGGATATAGGACCTATGGGAGGTATTTTAAGTGCATTTGAATCCGATACCCATTCCGCTTGGCTGGTACTGGCCTGTGATCTACCCTTTGTAAATGAACAGGCATTGAAACAGCTCATCGCACATCGTGACAGCAGCAAAATGGTGACGGCATTCCGAAACCCGATAAATGGACTGCCTGAGCCGCTGATAGCTATCTGGGAACCGCAAAGCTATCGAACCTTACAGGAAGTTGCGACAGCAGGCAATTACGCCCTCCGACAAGCACTCGACAACATGCCCGTACAAATGCTTACACCAGCCGATCCGACAATACTGTTCAATGTCAATACACCGCAAGAAGCAAAACAGGTACCCCTGATCGCCGCTACCCGTCAGGGACGCTGA
- a CDS encoding DUF7009 family protein, protein MKIRIKDNSVRLRLTQSEIAKLGNTGMVESTTAFVGRPFIYAVQRTIGGQLDVAFVDNRIVLSIPASMVHELVTTQRVGFEGIAGSVKLLVEKDFACLDNTVEDQSDNYPNPNLQC, encoded by the coding sequence ATGAAAATAAGAATCAAAGACAACTCCGTCCGGCTTCGCCTTACGCAATCTGAGATTGCTAAACTGGGAAATACCGGAATGGTTGAAAGCACGACTGCTTTTGTTGGCAGACCATTTATATATGCTGTTCAGAGGACCATCGGTGGGCAGCTTGATGTCGCGTTTGTTGATAACAGAATTGTACTCAGTATTCCGGCAAGCATGGTTCATGAATTGGTAACGACCCAGAGAGTGGGTTTTGAAGGTATAGCGGGGTCGGTGAAATTGCTCGTGGAAAAGGACTTTGCGTGCCTGGATAATACTGTGGAAGATCAGAGTGATAATTATCCGAATCCAAACCTACAATGCTGA
- a CDS encoding rubredoxin domain-containing protein, whose protein sequence is MPNNIHTGEAPSDDLFVKVNFPGGAISTGELAGLLEPLEQIGIHELRFGSRQQIYFYVSQTQLEDLEYVLLNQELTYEISGDSCPNIVSSYVADGIFSQSTWIREGVYKDILDSFEFVPKLKINIVDCTQSLVPYYTGNLNFITADISSYWYLHIRFPGSNIFHNWSSLVNTDDIAELSHFLEPLLTDIRVDNTAAGQQLGQHLEQLAFVSRKFLFQPITNAFVEPAFKLPYYEGFNHYHDRLWLGMYRRSETFSIALLKDICHVCLKHRIGQVYSTPWKSIIIKDIQHNTRPDWDAVLDKHRVNLRHALNELNWQTEDYDSLGLVLKQELVHQMNWLDTRTYKLCFGVKMHSKSGIWGSVILRFMMSRGKRSWFQVQHTRNFNPNSKDLITYRKRVDRDNLIHVILALCEDFYQLQGQLTSLRPTALPEPPAEEQSLPTELHQCPYCKTIYDPQWGDSTQNIPAQTAFGDLPPHYCCSVCDASISDFQAVSIVK, encoded by the coding sequence ATGCCCAATAATATACACACAGGGGAAGCGCCTTCAGACGATCTTTTTGTTAAAGTCAATTTTCCTGGCGGCGCCATTTCCACAGGCGAGTTGGCAGGCCTGCTTGAGCCACTCGAACAGATCGGAATTCATGAACTCCGATTTGGCAGCCGCCAGCAGATTTATTTTTATGTCTCGCAAACACAGCTGGAAGATCTTGAATATGTACTGCTCAATCAGGAACTGACATACGAAATCAGCGGTGACAGCTGTCCGAATATCGTGAGTTCCTACGTGGCGGACGGCATCTTTAGTCAGTCCACCTGGATCCGTGAAGGGGTATATAAGGATATACTTGACAGCTTCGAATTTGTCCCTAAACTTAAAATCAATATCGTCGACTGCACACAGTCACTCGTGCCTTACTATACAGGTAATCTAAATTTTATCACAGCGGACATCAGCAGCTACTGGTACTTACATATACGCTTTCCCGGTTCAAATATTTTCCACAACTGGTCTTCATTAGTGAATACGGATGATATAGCCGAGCTCTCCCATTTTCTGGAACCCTTGCTGACCGACATCCGGGTCGACAATACAGCTGCAGGACAGCAGCTTGGACAACATCTGGAACAACTTGCCTTTGTCTCGAGAAAATTTCTGTTTCAACCGATCACAAATGCTTTCGTAGAACCAGCGTTTAAATTACCTTATTACGAGGGATTTAATCACTATCATGATCGTCTCTGGCTCGGAATGTATCGCCGCTCCGAAACATTCTCCATCGCACTATTAAAGGACATCTGTCATGTTTGCTTAAAACATAGGATCGGCCAGGTGTATAGCACACCATGGAAATCAATCATCATCAAAGATATACAGCACAACACCCGACCCGATTGGGATGCCGTATTAGACAAACATCGAGTCAATCTCCGTCATGCGCTCAACGAACTAAACTGGCAGACAGAGGATTACGATTCGCTCGGACTCGTCTTAAAGCAGGAGCTTGTCCATCAGATGAACTGGCTGGACACACGTACTTATAAACTTTGTTTCGGTGTAAAAATGCATTCCAAAAGTGGTATCTGGGGTTCCGTCATTCTCCGCTTTATGATGTCCCGGGGAAAGCGCTCCTGGTTTCAGGTACAGCATACACGTAATTTCAACCCCAATTCAAAAGACCTCATTACTTACCGAAAACGCGTGGACCGCGATAACCTTATTCATGTTATCTTGGCTTTATGCGAAGACTTTTATCAACTACAGGGACAGCTGACATCATTGCGGCCGACAGCCCTTCCGGAGCCGCCAGCTGAAGAGCAGAGCCTGCCAACAGAACTGCATCAATGTCCTTATTGTAAGACGATTTACGACCCTCAATGGGGCGACAGTACACAAAATATTCCGGCACAAACGGCGTTTGGCGATCTCCCACCCCATTATTGCTGTAGCGTATGTGACGCCAGCATAAGTGATTTCCAAGCTGTTTCGATTGTTAAATAA
- a CDS encoding xanthine dehydrogenase family protein molybdopterin-binding subunit, whose amino-acid sequence MKILAPFQKKKTATVASEIFGVSRRDFIKASGLLTGGLLLGVSFFSCDDKGKKVATVAPNVYLSIGSDGKVTIIAHRSEMGQGIRTSLPLIVADELGADWSKVEILQAEGDEKKYGNQNTDGSFSVRMFYKPMREAGAIARLLLIRAAAKEWQVGVEECDTQKGQVVHSPSGKKKSFGELVEIAQSLPLPKVSEVRLKDKKQLTMVGKETPIIDLHNIVTGKAVFGIDAEVEGMKIAVIKRCPVVGGTVKSFDDSKARNVPGVLKVVVIKGAGLPATLKKPLSGVAVIAENTWAAIKARDLLEVEWDLGPNADYDSARQIEELRQEMAKEGTIRRQRGDFKAAKAGAKKVIDHTYVAPYLAHATIEPPCALAVVKNGSCEIWACTQNPQGARDAVAEEIGIPVEKVKMNVTLLGGGFGRKSKPDFILEATILAKESGYPVKVQWTREDDIRHDYYHALSVQRIVATIDSQNKLSGWSHHIANPSISATDDMKVVQPSDGELMLGASDFPYDVPAISLETHDAKAHLRIGWLRSVRNIPQVFAIATMMDEVAEARGMDPIANALELLGEDRHITFDQELVKTTYPNYGENIADYPWDTGRMKRVIERVAKESGWGRSLPKGSALGFAAHKSFLTYVACVVEVQVDANQNISIPNVYYAVDCGLPVNVDRIKSQFEGGAQFSASLALKSTISVKQGQVEQSNFDGYQIVRMPESPKEIHVYIMESDAKPTGVGEPPVPPFTPALCNAIYAATGKRIHTLPIDLKA is encoded by the coding sequence ATGAAAATATTAGCTCCTTTTCAGAAAAAAAAGACCGCAACGGTCGCGTCTGAAATTTTTGGTGTCTCCAGAAGAGATTTTATAAAAGCTAGCGGCTTGCTGACTGGAGGCCTGCTGCTGGGTGTCAGTTTTTTTAGCTGCGATGATAAAGGGAAAAAAGTCGCTACCGTGGCTCCGAATGTGTATCTGAGTATTGGCTCGGACGGTAAGGTCACCATCATTGCACATCGCTCGGAAATGGGGCAGGGTATACGTACGTCGCTGCCATTGATTGTGGCCGATGAACTTGGCGCCGACTGGAGCAAGGTCGAAATTCTTCAGGCCGAAGGCGATGAGAAGAAATATGGTAACCAGAATACGGACGGTTCGTTTTCCGTGCGGATGTTTTATAAACCTATGCGTGAAGCCGGTGCTATAGCGCGCCTCCTATTGATCCGCGCAGCGGCAAAGGAATGGCAGGTAGGCGTAGAGGAATGTGACACCCAGAAAGGGCAGGTCGTCCATTCGCCTTCAGGTAAAAAGAAAAGTTTTGGAGAATTGGTAGAAATCGCACAGTCGCTGCCCCTGCCGAAAGTAAGTGAAGTGAGGCTCAAGGATAAAAAGCAGCTCACGATGGTCGGAAAAGAGACACCGATTATTGACCTGCATAATATCGTTACCGGGAAGGCTGTGTTTGGCATAGATGCCGAGGTTGAGGGAATGAAAATTGCTGTCATCAAACGCTGTCCAGTCGTCGGTGGTACAGTTAAATCTTTCGATGACAGCAAAGCGCGGAATGTGCCCGGAGTCCTAAAAGTGGTCGTTATCAAAGGCGCAGGCCTGCCGGCTACCTTAAAAAAGCCATTAAGTGGAGTTGCTGTCATTGCTGAAAATACCTGGGCGGCTATCAAAGCTCGGGATCTACTCGAGGTGGAATGGGATCTGGGGCCAAATGCGGACTATGACTCTGCCAGACAGATTGAAGAGCTCAGACAGGAGATGGCTAAAGAGGGTACCATCCGGCGTCAACGGGGCGACTTTAAGGCGGCGAAGGCTGGTGCAAAAAAGGTTATCGATCACACATACGTCGCGCCCTATCTGGCGCACGCCACCATTGAACCGCCTTGTGCGCTCGCAGTTGTGAAAAATGGAAGCTGTGAAATCTGGGCCTGTACCCAAAATCCACAGGGTGCACGCGACGCGGTCGCTGAAGAGATCGGTATTCCTGTTGAGAAGGTAAAAATGAACGTTACCTTGCTGGGTGGAGGCTTTGGCCGGAAATCCAAACCCGATTTTATTCTGGAGGCAACGATTCTTGCCAAAGAATCCGGGTATCCGGTGAAAGTGCAGTGGACGAGGGAAGATGATATCCGGCATGATTATTACCATGCGCTTAGCGTACAGCGTATTGTTGCCACTATAGACAGTCAGAACAAGTTAAGCGGATGGTCGCACCATATTGCCAATCCTTCGATTTCGGCGACGGACGACATGAAGGTCGTGCAGCCGAGCGATGGGGAATTGATGTTGGGTGCTTCCGATTTTCCGTATGATGTGCCTGCCATTAGTCTCGAAACACACGACGCGAAGGCCCATTTGCGGATTGGCTGGTTACGGTCTGTTCGCAATATTCCTCAGGTTTTTGCCATTGCGACCATGATGGACGAAGTCGCGGAAGCACGGGGGATGGATCCCATTGCTAATGCACTGGAACTTTTGGGAGAAGACCGTCATATTACCTTTGATCAGGAACTGGTCAAAACAACATACCCTAATTATGGTGAGAACATTGCGGATTATCCCTGGGATACGGGGCGTATGAAGAGGGTGATCGAACGGGTGGCTAAAGAATCTGGTTGGGGCAGGTCGTTGCCGAAGGGCAGCGCGCTTGGCTTCGCAGCCCACAAAAGCTTCCTGACGTATGTGGCTTGCGTGGTGGAGGTGCAGGTAGATGCTAATCAGAATATAAGTATTCCGAATGTTTATTACGCTGTCGATTGCGGTTTGCCAGTGAATGTCGACCGGATTAAGTCACAATTTGAAGGTGGGGCGCAGTTTTCTGCCAGTCTGGCGCTTAAAAGTACCATTTCCGTTAAGCAGGGTCAGGTCGAGCAAAGTAATTTTGACGGTTATCAGATCGTCCGGATGCCTGAGTCGCCTAAGGAGATCCATGTATACATTATGGAAAGTGATGCCAAACCGACGGGAGTGGGCGAACCGCCAGTTCCGCCTTTTACTCCCGCATTATGCAATGCAATCTATGCGGCTACAGGTAAGCGGATCCATACATTGCCAATAGATCTGAAGGCCTGA
- a CDS encoding FdhF/YdeP family oxidoreductase, protein MEENNKNRRDMQNLDHQPNAENPFKLLNLKLGPVEKWAAGIPAVVAAFSDLIEEKTVFRGTKALFSMNQAGGFDCPSCAWPDPDDERSPLGEYCENGAKALAEEATTKRVTPDFFKNNSVYDLAKLTDYEIGKMGRLTDPVYLAEGATHYQPISWDEAFHKIAAHLNALGSPNEAAFYTSGRTSNEASFVYQLFAKEFGTNNMPDCSNMCHETSGSALRPTIGIGKGTVKLDDFYESEVIVIIGQNPGTNAPRMMSALEKAKKHGAKIIAINPLPEAGLMGFHNPQQLNGIFGRGVSLADLYLPVRINGDMALLKALEMLLLKLESENPGAVVYADFIKHKTTGYEEFLMQFSSGRYDLAQLSELSGVAVESIQKAAELLAFNKKIIFCWGMGLTQQPNGVDMIREILNILLLKGSIGIKGGGVCPVRGHSNVQGNRTMLIDEKPTAEQLDRLQQYFGFDPPREHGYDVVRAIKAMHAEQVKLLFCMGGNFLSATPDTSYTANALRKLNLLVCVSTKLNRGHLIHGKEALILPTYGRSDKDIVNGEVQIVSTENSMGVVQSSKGVLDAVSNNLLNETQIVCRMAMATLGARSVVDWKRFHDSYDAVRDAIERCIPGFENYNVRVRQKEGFYLPNAARDQQVFAGQFGGRAPFTQTELPVNKLEEDEYMMATTRTHDQFNTTIYGLDDRYRGIKNERRVVLMNQRDIDKAGFKAGDKVDLFNYDDAIERIAPLFVIVPYQIPEKNAVTYFPETNVLVSVNNVVKESNMPASKYVKIKIKRHDPQIYHKVDETLYLAANQRP, encoded by the coding sequence ATGGAAGAGAACAATAAAAATCGGAGGGATATGCAGAATTTGGATCATCAGCCCAATGCGGAGAATCCATTTAAACTCTTAAACCTAAAACTTGGCCCCGTAGAAAAATGGGCTGCTGGTATCCCGGCGGTAGTGGCTGCATTTTCGGACCTGATTGAAGAAAAAACAGTATTCCGGGGCACGAAAGCACTTTTCAGTATGAATCAGGCGGGTGGCTTTGATTGTCCGAGCTGCGCCTGGCCTGATCCGGACGACGAGCGTTCGCCGCTGGGCGAATATTGTGAAAATGGGGCCAAGGCGCTTGCGGAAGAGGCAACGACCAAACGTGTGACGCCCGACTTCTTTAAAAATAATTCCGTGTATGACTTAGCCAAGCTCACAGACTACGAAATTGGCAAAATGGGCAGACTTACAGATCCAGTGTATCTGGCGGAAGGGGCAACACATTATCAGCCGATTTCCTGGGATGAAGCTTTTCATAAGATCGCTGCGCATCTCAATGCATTGGGATCGCCTAACGAGGCTGCGTTTTATACCTCCGGCCGGACGAGTAACGAAGCATCCTTTGTCTACCAGCTCTTTGCAAAGGAATTTGGGACCAACAATATGCCCGACTGCTCCAATATGTGCCATGAAACGTCGGGATCGGCACTCCGGCCGACGATTGGGATTGGCAAAGGAACGGTAAAGCTGGATGACTTTTATGAAAGCGAGGTCATCGTTATTATCGGTCAGAATCCGGGTACCAATGCGCCACGGATGATGAGTGCGCTGGAGAAAGCCAAAAAACATGGCGCTAAGATCATTGCGATCAATCCCTTGCCCGAAGCCGGTCTCATGGGCTTTCATAACCCGCAGCAGCTTAATGGAATCTTTGGTAGGGGTGTAAGTCTTGCGGATCTTTATCTTCCTGTCAGGATCAATGGAGATATGGCCTTGTTAAAAGCGCTGGAGATGTTATTGTTAAAACTCGAAAGTGAAAACCCAGGAGCTGTTGTTTATGCTGATTTTATAAAGCATAAGACAACTGGGTATGAAGAGTTTTTGATGCAATTTAGCAGCGGGCGGTATGATCTTGCGCAGCTGAGCGAGCTCAGTGGCGTAGCTGTCGAATCCATTCAGAAAGCGGCCGAGCTGCTGGCTTTTAACAAGAAGATAATTTTCTGCTGGGGAATGGGATTGACGCAGCAGCCCAATGGTGTAGATATGATCCGGGAGATTTTGAATATTTTGCTGTTAAAAGGCAGTATCGGCATTAAAGGTGGAGGTGTCTGTCCAGTCAGAGGGCACAGCAATGTACAGGGCAACCGGACCATGTTGATCGACGAGAAGCCTACTGCGGAGCAGCTGGACCGCTTGCAGCAATACTTCGGATTTGATCCACCGAGGGAGCATGGATATGATGTGGTTAGGGCAATTAAAGCCATGCATGCAGAGCAGGTCAAATTGCTGTTTTGTATGGGTGGTAATTTTCTGTCGGCAACACCGGATACCAGCTATACGGCCAATGCACTTCGGAAACTTAATTTATTAGTCTGTGTGTCGACCAAGTTGAATCGGGGGCATCTCATCCATGGCAAGGAAGCACTGATTTTGCCCACATATGGGCGTAGTGATAAGGATATTGTGAATGGTGAGGTACAGATCGTTAGTACGGAAAATTCCATGGGTGTTGTGCAATCTTCGAAGGGAGTGCTTGATGCTGTCTCCAACAATTTGCTCAATGAGACACAGATTGTATGCCGTATGGCAATGGCGACATTGGGCGCGCGCAGTGTTGTGGATTGGAAGCGATTTCACGACAGTTATGATGCGGTGCGCGATGCCATTGAACGGTGCATACCGGGGTTCGAAAACTACAACGTCAGGGTCCGCCAGAAGGAGGGTTTTTATTTGCCCAATGCTGCCCGTGATCAGCAGGTGTTTGCAGGACAATTTGGCGGACGGGCTCCGTTTACACAGACTGAGTTGCCGGTAAACAAGCTTGAAGAAGATGAATATATGATGGCGACGACAAGGACTCACGATCAGTTCAATACGACGATTTATGGATTGGATGACCGTTATAGAGGTATTAAAAACGAACGGCGTGTGGTGCTTATGAATCAACGAGATATAGACAAAGCTGGTTTTAAGGCTGGCGATAAAGTTGATCTATTTAATTATGATGATGCTATAGAACGTATAGCGCCATTATTTGTGATTGTGCCTTATCAGATTCCGGAGAAAAATGCAGTCACCTATTTTCCCGAAACAAATGTGCTCGTGTCGGTCAACAATGTGGTCAAGGAAAGCAATATGCCAGCTTCAAAATATGTGAAAATTAAGATCAAAAGACACGACCCGCAGATTTATCATAAGGTGGATGAAACGTTATATCTGGCAGCGAATCAGCGTCCCTGA
- a CDS encoding (2Fe-2S)-binding protein, producing the protein MAKYSIQVNGKKHEVDVLDDMPLLWVLRDIMNLKGTKFGCGKALCGACTVHLNDTAIRSCSFPISAVGEGKITTIEGLSTDGDHPLQEAWEKYVVPQCGYCQTGQIMNAAALLKKNAKPSEQEIEEAMKGNLCRCGTYNRIKAAILDAAGTPVTTG; encoded by the coding sequence ATGGCAAAATACTCAATTCAGGTAAATGGCAAGAAGCACGAGGTCGATGTGCTTGACGACATGCCGTTATTATGGGTGCTACGGGATATCATGAATCTCAAAGGAACTAAATTCGGCTGCGGAAAGGCGCTCTGCGGCGCGTGTACAGTACATCTCAATGATACTGCAATACGGTCGTGCTCTTTTCCGATTTCAGCGGTGGGCGAGGGCAAGATCACCACTATAGAAGGATTGTCCACCGATGGAGACCATCCGCTGCAGGAAGCGTGGGAAAAATATGTGGTGCCCCAATGCGGATATTGCCAGACTGGACAAATTATGAACGCGGCCGCATTGCTGAAAAAAAATGCCAAACCTTCGGAACAGGAGATCGAGGAAGCGATGAAGGGCAACCTGTGTCGATGTGGTACCTATAATAGAATCAAGGCGGCCATCTTGGACGCGGCCGGCACACCGGTGACTACCGGTTAG
- the moaA gene encoding GTP 3',8-cyclase MoaA, whose protein sequence is MLTDKYGRSHTYLRISLTDNCNLRCFYCMPEEDYAFTPHAQLMQVDEIEQLAKVFVAHGVRKIRLTGGEPLVRRDAPAIIAMLSQLPVELHMTTNGIRIDDMLGEIVSAGFKSVNISLDTLRPERFIKITRRNYFERVRANIDLLLKYNVITKINVVVMKGINDDEILDFVALTKSKPVEIRFIEFMPFSGNKWSSNQVLTYDDIVNTVQQAYTIQPVTARPHDTAKAFSIPGHLGRIAIISTMTAPFCAGCNRIRLTADGKLKNCLFSAGETDLLSTLRTGGDVLPLIQQNILSKAQALGGQLAENFEQIETDFLQNRSMITIGG, encoded by the coding sequence ATGCTCACAGACAAATACGGACGATCCCATACTTACCTGCGTATATCGTTGACAGATAACTGCAACCTCCGTTGCTTTTATTGCATGCCTGAGGAAGATTATGCTTTTACACCTCATGCACAGCTCATGCAGGTGGACGAAATCGAGCAGCTGGCCAAGGTTTTTGTGGCTCACGGCGTACGCAAAATCCGTCTCACGGGCGGTGAACCTCTGGTACGGCGAGACGCCCCCGCAATCATTGCCATGCTATCCCAGCTTCCCGTTGAACTGCATATGACCACTAACGGCATCAGGATTGATGACATGCTCGGGGAAATCGTGAGCGCCGGATTTAAAAGCGTCAACATCAGTCTGGATACTTTGCGTCCAGAGCGCTTCATAAAGATCACAAGAAGGAATTATTTTGAAAGGGTACGCGCAAACATCGACCTCCTGCTAAAATACAACGTCATCACGAAAATTAACGTGGTTGTCATGAAAGGCATCAACGATGACGAAATCCTAGACTTTGTGGCACTTACCAAAAGCAAACCAGTGGAAATCCGCTTTATCGAATTCATGCCGTTTAGCGGTAATAAATGGAGCAGCAATCAGGTGCTTACCTATGACGATATCGTGAATACAGTGCAACAAGCGTACACGATACAGCCTGTAACGGCCAGACCGCATGACACAGCCAAAGCGTTTTCGATCCCTGGTCACCTCGGACGTATCGCAATCATCAGTACGATGACAGCCCCATTTTGTGCCGGTTGCAACCGGATACGGCTCACGGCTGATGGAAAATTAAAGAACTGCCTCTTCTCTGCTGGAGAGACAGACCTCCTCTCCACATTACGGACTGGCGGGGACGTCCTCCCTTTGATACAGCAAAATATTCTATCCAAAGCACAGGCTCTGGGTGGACAACTGGCGGAAAACTTTGAACAGATAGAAACCGATTTCTTACAAAATCGCAGTATGATCACTATTGGCGGATGA
- the fdhD gene encoding formate dehydrogenase accessory sulfurtransferase FdhD, with translation METRALANKAIQQVKLVRFRDGSSCSDDDDVSVEEPLEISISAFEEGSNTIKNISVTMRTPGHDTELAAGFLFTEGIIDRASHIRRIQHVVGTCDRNSSNRILVELNPGVVPRLQNADRNFYTTSSCGVCGKGSIEAIKTVSIFRCQANEPIEIALDTLYLLSERLRSSQNNFSATGGIHAAAIFDLQGRLVALREDVGRHNALDKLIGYALLGEMLPLKCHILLLSGRASFELIQKAAMAGAKLVVAIGAPSSLAISTAVEFNITLLGFLRGHSFNIYHAGDYFTLKDPE, from the coding sequence ATGGAAACCAGGGCATTGGCGAATAAGGCGATTCAACAAGTTAAACTTGTCAGGTTTAGAGACGGTTCAAGTTGTTCAGATGATGATGATGTGTCAGTGGAAGAGCCGCTGGAAATCAGCATCTCTGCATTTGAGGAGGGGAGCAATACGATCAAGAATATTTCTGTGACCATGCGCACACCGGGTCATGATACCGAACTGGCTGCCGGCTTTCTGTTCACCGAGGGAATTATTGACAGGGCCAGCCATATCAGACGAATACAACATGTGGTAGGTACCTGTGATCGCAATAGTAGCAATCGGATTCTTGTCGAACTAAATCCGGGGGTCGTCCCGCGTCTACAGAATGCAGACCGCAATTTTTACACGACGTCGAGCTGCGGCGTGTGCGGAAAGGGATCCATTGAAGCGATCAAGACGGTCAGCATCTTTCGTTGCCAAGCGAATGAGCCCATAGAGATAGCGTTGGACACCTTGTACCTGTTGTCAGAAAGACTTCGGAGCAGCCAAAACAATTTTTCCGCAACCGGCGGTATTCATGCAGCAGCTATTTTTGATCTGCAGGGTAGGTTGGTTGCCTTACGTGAGGACGTCGGCCGGCACAACGCACTGGACAAGCTTATTGGATATGCCTTATTGGGGGAGATGCTGCCATTGAAATGCCATATACTTCTGTTGAGCGGCAGGGCGAGTTTCGAACTGATTCAGAAGGCTGCAATGGCCGGGGCTAAACTCGTTGTGGCGATTGGTGCGCCTTCAAGCCTAGCCATATCAACAGCGGTTGAGTTTAATATTACGCTGCTTGGGTTTTTGCGTGGTCATAGTTTTAATATTTATCATGCGGGAGACTATTTCACATTAAAGGACCCGGAGTAA
- a CDS encoding XdhC family protein, with protein MEMALATVVKVEGSSYRRAGARMLVTADGRMTGAISGGCLEGDALKKALLAIQQRQNRLVTYDTSSDEGNAIGLQLGCNGIVHILFEYIDFTKSMHPITLLENVLQHRREAILVTCFSEDRRQLQLGSMLLTDACGSAQSAPSDDAVDPRLSEAIALAKSKRQSVLTSYKHQEMECKALVEYLAPTVHLVVVGAGNDAQPLVETADILGWEITVVDGRATHASEQRFPAAKQIIVTPADHVIPKIQIDPWTVFVLMTHNYQYDLQVLSQLVATNIAYIGSLGPKIKLARMFKDLEQLGLVLTESDRRRIHGPVGLDIGAENAAEIAIAVLAEIKAVLSGRPGTPLKYLPTKIHAASPLIL; from the coding sequence ATGGAGATGGCGCTGGCGACGGTTGTCAAAGTCGAAGGCTCTTCTTATCGGCGGGCCGGAGCAAGGATGCTGGTAACAGCAGATGGGCGCATGACCGGCGCCATCAGCGGAGGCTGCCTGGAAGGCGACGCTCTAAAAAAAGCACTGTTAGCCATACAGCAGCGCCAAAATCGTCTGGTGACCTATGATACCAGCAGCGATGAAGGTAATGCGATCGGCCTACAGCTGGGCTGCAATGGCATTGTCCATATCTTGTTTGAATACATTGATTTCACCAAATCCATGCATCCGATAACCTTATTGGAAAACGTCTTGCAACATCGCCGCGAAGCCATATTGGTGACTTGTTTTTCGGAAGACCGACGCCAACTTCAATTAGGTAGCATGCTGTTGACAGATGCTTGTGGCAGCGCACAGTCCGCGCCGTCAGATGACGCTGTCGATCCTAGGCTGTCGGAAGCCATCGCGCTTGCTAAATCAAAACGACAGTCTGTCCTAACGTCCTACAAACATCAGGAAATGGAATGTAAAGCGCTTGTCGAATACCTGGCCCCTACAGTCCACCTCGTTGTGGTGGGTGCCGGCAACGACGCACAGCCTCTCGTAGAGACTGCCGACATCCTGGGCTGGGAGATCACCGTGGTGGATGGACGTGCAACACATGCCAGCGAACAACGCTTTCCGGCGGCAAAGCAAATAATCGTGACTCCTGCGGACCATGTCATTCCGAAAATTCAAATAGATCCCTGGACCGTTTTTGTTCTTATGACGCACAACTATCAATACGATCTGCAGGTACTCAGCCAGCTCGTTGCCACCAATATCGCTTATATTGGCTCTTTGGGCCCCAAAATAAAATTGGCACGCATGTTCAAGGATCTTGAGCAGTTAGGCCTGGTGCTGACCGAAAGTGATAGGAGGCGGATTCATGGGCCTGTCGGACTCGATATTGGTGCCGAAAACGCGGCCGAAATAGCAATTGCGGTCCTGGCGGAAATCAAAGCTGTACTTAGCGGCAGGCCCGGCACTCCGTTAAAGTACTTGCCGACAAAAATTCATGCTGCTAGCCCTTTAATACTTTAA